The Corvus moneduloides isolate bCorMon1 chromosome 16, bCorMon1.pri, whole genome shotgun sequence genomic sequence GGGAAGGCAGCAGGTTGTTCTGCCACTTTTCCAAATCCTTCAGCTGCACATCAAATCTGGGACTGATTACACCACACTGTAAAAGAGGATTCCATTACAAACTGAACAACTTTATGGAGTTGCACATTTGtgatcccagctccctgcctgaAGGACTTTACCAATGCTGTTACACACTCTCTGCACTCCCACCCGGGGCCCCCACCCCAAGCAGCTCCTCACCCGTTACTTCCTCAGCCTCgccccctcctcctcacctCAACAGCCttaagctgctgctgaagctaCACCACCCAAGTAATGCCCACACCTGGGGGAGCACAAAAGCACGCTGTAACATCAGCAGAATTCCTGGGATTGCTCAGGGATATTCCACCTCTAACCATCATACATagttagaaaacaaaaaaccatgTGGATTTTAACCAGGAAGAAATTAACATGCACAGAAGTTATTGGGATTTTCAAGGTAATTAGTTACTGACTGAGACCACCACCTCATTACCTCACGGGCTCTAATTATCCTAACAACTATCCAACACCAAACCAGCAGCACACCTTCCTGCACTACGCACACTTTTGTGAACTAAACAACTGTTCCCTTATTGCAATGACTGAGAGAAACATTAtacccagctgcagcctggaagATCCATTGCAAAATCATCCTGAAAGAGTTCAAGGAACACTACCCTCAAATCTGACCTGCATTACTCTTATTACAGACACATAACACTGTAATTGCTACAGGAATTTGGGAGTGTCAGGATTATCTGCCTTATACACTCACACAATTTTCAGATGCAATTATTTATTCATCATGGAGACAGCCCCCTATATATTCTGaccaagtaatttttttatttctttactgaaGAGCCAACTCTCACTTGAAGAGCTTAACTGTGAACAATGATGCACAGCAAGCCACTACAGAACTACACAGCTCAGTAGTTTGAGacataaacatttaaaaacttcCAAAACACACATGAAAGGCCTCATATGCCCCAGGAACTTAACAAGCACCATTAATGTAACATTCAACTTTCCCTCACTGCAAGCAAAGcccacctggcagcaggagaaaggTTTGTCTTCTCCACATCTGCAGGTATCAAACATCAACTGGAAACCAACCCAGATCGTTATGAAACTAGACAAATTAACCAGCCTTTTAACTGACAACATTCATGCTACTCTTATTGACACAGATTCAACAAATACCGCCTTCTTCACAAGCAGCTCTTTCAGAAATGGGGCAGACAAACATAGAATAAAAAAACAGTTCTCCTTTAAACACCTCCTTAGAGAACTGAATTCAGGAAGACAAATCCTACCTTGTTGAGTCTGCCTGTGAGGTTGACAACaatcttcccagctctgtgatCATCAATTATCTCGAATTCACCGATGTAACCTGCAGGAGAccagcacacagagaaacagctAAAACTTAGCTACAATAACACAACTAATTAACTATGTTGCACCAAACTCCTTCAAACCCCTCGATTTACTTCTTTTACCACAGCAGCACCCCCGGCCACGGGGGGAGCACGGCCAGGACTTACCGTGCTTCATCATCACGGTCAGGAAGCGGACGATCACTTTGGAGCACGGCCGGATGAGCACCTGGCGTTTCCCACGTTTCTCTGCATTGTTGATGCTTTTGAGAGCATCGGCCAGAACGTTCATCCGCACCATGGTGCctgcaggaagggcagcagTGAGCGCGCCGGCTCTTCGGCACGCAAATACTGAGCAGAGCTTCTCTTAACGCTAATTTTAGATCTAAAAGATCCAAGGCTGACAGAAAGTTGCATTAAACCTTAAAAAGCACTCCCAAGCTAAATAAGTGAGCCAAGTCACACGCTCAGCTGTGATCAAGCATCACCACTACCACAACACGTCAGGAAATCTGACACAGTTAAACTTTGCTTTAGCAAAGCACACACACAATTTCAAAACCACCGTCCAGACACCATGTCAGCAGCGTGACACCTCTCCAAGTAAATCAGTTTGGCCTTATAACCCAACTAAAACACAACTCCATACTACCAACCCTGTGCAATCACTAGATCCTATGTGATATTAAATCAACAGATGCTGCTCGGCTCACCGATCTGCAAAAAACCTGCAGGatgcacaaacacagcactTCGGAAAGGAAACCCGGCAGCAGCTCTCACATGCTCGCGAAAGGAGCCTCGGAGCACCCCGGCACGGCAGGGATGCCCCGGCACTGCCGCCGCTCTCTGACACAGCCCGGGCGCTGCCAGAACCGTCCACAAAGGTGTCCGTGCCCCGGCCACTGAGGCAGGTCCTGCAGCCCACGCGGACTTTCACCACTGCGATACCACCTCCCGCGGGCCAATTCCCGCCCCGGGCAAAGCCGCCAGCgccccgcgccggggccgcccctcTCCGGGCCCTGACCGCGCCCGCTGCCCGCGCTCCGCCACCTCCTCCGCGGCTCCGCCGCACGATCCGCACGCCCTACAGTCGCCAAGCTCGGCAGttcccccgcgccctgctcagctcagctgcccagagctccgggccgggcccggccgccgccccgGCTTCCCGCCGCGCATCGCGGGGCCACGGGCGGGAGGTGCCGCCCCCCACCCCGCATTCCGGGGGCTCCGGACGGCGCCACGGCCGGTGCCGGCGGCTCAAACCGGGCCAGGCGGGTGGGGCGgtgcccgccgcccccggcggcgcgggcgggacGGGCGCGGAGGGCGGATGGCGCCGGGACGGGGCGGATGcggcgcggccgcggccccAGCGCCACTCACCGAGAGCGCGATGGCGGAAAAGGAAGAGCCCGGGCCGCGCGGGGTGATGGGAGGGCCAGCGGCCGGCGAGAGGTATCGCGAGACTTCGCGGTTCAAGCCTGGCTCTCCCCATTGGCCGAAGCCGCGCGCCGCACTTCCGGAGCGACAGCGCCTCCCGGTTTCCATAGAAACGGGGACGCTCCGCGCGGGCGGGTATGGCGGCACGCGAGGGACAAAAAGCGGCACTgggccgggcgcggggctgcggcaAGCAAAGGCCGGCTGACGGACGGGCTGTGTCCGGCCCCCGAGCCAGCCCCAGGGCGGAACACGGCCGGTGTGCGGCACCTAACCCTGTGTCCGTGTGTAATACAGCTCCGGGGCTGTGTCCGGCCCCCGAGCCAGCCCCAGGGCGGAACAGGCACGTGTGAAGCACCCAACCCTGTGTCCGTGTGTAATACAGCTCCGGGACACCGAGCCCTGTCACCACTTGGTTCACACATCCAGGATCTCTCCCACCTCCCggcactgccagctcagctcagcaccTCCCCA encodes the following:
- the RPS15A gene encoding 40S ribosomal protein S15a — protein: MVRMNVLADALKSINNAEKRGKRQVLIRPCSKVIVRFLTVMMKHGYIGEFEIIDDHRAGKIVVNLTGRLNKCGVISPRFDVQLKDLEKWQNNLLPSRQFGYIVLTTSAGIMDHEEARRKHTGGKILGFFF